In one window of Bos mutus isolate GX-2022 chromosome 13, NWIPB_WYAK_1.1, whole genome shotgun sequence DNA:
- the TPD52L2 gene encoding tumor protein D54 isoform X7, translating into MDSAGQDINLNSPNKGLLSDSMTDVPVDTAVAAQAPAVEGLTETEAEELRAELTKVEEEIVTLRQVLAAKERHCGELKRKLGLSTLEGLKQNLSRSWHDMQVSNAYKKTQETLSQAGQKTSAALSTMGSAISRKLGDMR; encoded by the exons ATGGACTCCGCCGGCCAAG ATATCAACCTGAATTCTCCTAACAAAGGTCTGCTCTCCGACTCTATGACGGATGTCCCTGTGGACACAGCGGTGGCTGCCCAGGCTCCTGCTGTCGAGGGTCTGACGGAGACCGAGGCCGAGGAGCTCAGGGCGGAGCTTACAAAG GTGGAAGAGGAAATTGTCACTCTGCGCCAGGTGCTGGCAGCCAAGGAGAGGCACTGTGGTGAGCTGAAGAGGAAGCTGGGCCTTTCCACCTTGGAGGGCCTGAAGCAAAACCTGTCCAGGAGTTGGCATGACATGCAGGTCTCCAATGC CTACAAGAAAACCCAGGAAACCCTGTCTCAGGCGGGACAGAAGACCTCGGCGGCCCTGTCCACCATGGGCTCTGCCATCAGCCGGAAGCTTGGGGACATGAGGTGA
- the ABHD16B gene encoding ABHD16B gives MCVVCFVKALVHVFKIYLTANYTYNFRGWPVDFRWDDVRAAAGSGSSHRALTCAAAAAGVWLLRGAALGEDSPVRLPRAARSQAQCLLQQIRELPSQLASYALAHSLGRWLVYPGSMFLMTRALLPLLQQGQERLVERYRGRRAKLVACDGNEIDTMFMDRRQHPGSHGRGLRLVICCEGNAGFYEMGCLSAPLEAGYSVLGWNHPGFGGSTGAPFPQHDANAMDVVVKYALHRLHFPPAHVVVYGWSIGGFTATWATMTYPELGALVLDATFDDLVPLALKVMPHSWKGLVVRTVREHFNLNVAEQLCRYPGPVLLLRRTQDDVVSTAGHLRPLPSGVVEGNRGNELLLRLLQHRYPAVMACEGLAIVTRWLRAGSLAQEAAFYARYRVDDEWCLSLLRSYLTHCEDQQEDEETWGSHGLAFPWLVGQGLSPRRRRQLALFLARKHLKNVEATHCSPLEPEDFQLPWRL, from the coding sequence ATGTGCGTGGTCTGCTTCGTGAAAGCGCTGGTGCACGTGTTCAAGATCTACCTGACAGCCAACTACACCTACAACTTCCGAGGCTGGCCGGTGGACTTCCGCTGGGATGACGTGCGCGCCGCCGCCGGGAGCGGCAGCAGTCACCGCGCGCTGACGTGCGCGGCGGCTGCTGCGGGAGTGTGGCTACTGCGGGGCGCAGCGCTGGGCGAGGACTCGCCGGTTCGGCTGCCGCGCGCGGCGCGCAGCCAGGCGCAGTGCCTCCTGCAGCAGATCCGCGAGCTGCCCAGCCAGCTCGCCAGCTACGCCCTGGCCCACTCGCTGGGCCGTTGGCTTGTGTACCCCGGCTCCATGTTCCTGATGACGCGtgcgctgctgccgctgctgcagCAAGGCCAGGAGCGCCTGGTGGAGCGCTACCGTGGCCGGCGCGCCAAGCTGGTGGCCTGTGACGGCAACGAGATcgacaccatgttcatggaccgCCGCCAGCACCCGGGAAGCCACGGCCGCGGCCTGCGCTTGGTCATCTGCTGCGAGGGCAACGCCGGCTTCTACGAGATGGGCTGCCTATCGGCGCCGCTGGAGGCCGGCTACTCGGTGCTGGGCTGGAACCACCCGGGCTTCGGGGGCAGCACGGGCGCGCCGTTCCCTCAGCATGATGCCAATGCCATGGACGTGGTGGTCAAGTACGCGCTGCACCGCCTGCACTTCCCGCCCGCACACGTGGTGGTCTATGGCTGGTCTATTGGTGGCTTCACGGCCACGTGGGCCACCATGACGTACCCGGAGCTGGGCGCGCTTGTGCTTGATGCCACCTTCGACGATCTCGTGCCGCTGGCACTGAAGGTCATGCCCCACAGCTGGAAAGGGCTGGTGGTGCGCACGGTGCGTGAGCACTTCAATCTCAACGTGGCTGAACAGCTGTGTCGCTACCCTGGGCCGGTGCTGCTGCTCCGGCGCACACAGGACGACGTGGTTAGCACCGCGGGCCACCTGCGCCCCCTGCCGTCGGGCGTCGTGGAGGGCAACCGCGGCAACGAGCTGCTCCTGCGCCTGCTGCAGCACCGCTACCCCGCTGTGATGGCGTGCGAGGGCCTGGCTATCGTAACCCGCTGGCTGCGCGCCGGCAGCCTGGCGCAAGAGGCCGCCTTCTATGCGCGCTACCGCGTGGACGACGAATGGTGCCTATCCCTGCTGCGCTCCTACCTCACGCACTGCGAGGACCAGCAGGAGGACGAGGAGACCTGGGGGTCGCATGGGCTAGCCTTCCCCTGGCTAGTGGGCCAGGGCCTGagcccgcggcggcggcggcagctcgCGCTATTCCTGGCGCGCAAGCACCTCAAAAACGTGGAGGCGACCCATTGCAGTCCGCTGGAACCCGAGGACTTTCAGTTGCCTTGGAGGCTGTAG